A segment of the Leptotrichia sp. oral taxon 215 str. W9775 genome:
TTGTTGCGGCAGGAACTCCTAAGGAAGTGCTAAAAAATAAAAACTCACTCACGGCAAAATATCTTACTGGAAAAGTTAAAATAGAAGTTCCGGAAAAAAGAAGAAAATCAGATAAGGAAATAAAACTTAAGAATGCAAAGGGAAATAATCTGAAAAATGTGACAGTGAGTATTCCTCTTGAAGTATTTACAGTGGTAACAGGTGTTTCAGGAAGTGGAAAGTCTTCACTTATTAATCAGACGCTGTTTCCGGAACTGCATAACAGATTAAATAAAGGAAAGCTTTATCCCCTTGAAAATGGAGGAATTGACGGGCTTGAACATTTGGAAAGGGTTATAGATATTGACCAGTCTCCAATAGGAAGAACTCCAAGGTCAAATACAGCAACATATACGAAAATATTTGATGATATAAGGGATCTATTTTCACAGACTAAGGATGCAAAAGTAAGGGGATATACAAAAGGAAGATTTTCCTTCAATGTAAAAGGTGGAAGATGTGAAGCCTGTGGAGGAGCAGGAATTAATAAAATTGAAATGAACTTTCTGCCTGATGTATATGTAGAATGCGAAGTGTGTAAAGGTAAGAGATATAACAGGGAAACGCTTGAAGTACAGTACAAAGGGAAAAATATTTCAGAAGTACTTGATATGACAGTGGAAGAAGCATATGAATTTTTTAAAACAATACCTGTTCTTGAGAGAAAACTTCAGACACTTATAGATGTGGGAATGAACTATATTAAATTAGGCCAGCCTGCTACTACCCTTTCAGGTGGGGAAGCCCAGAGGATAAAACTTGCTACTGAGCTTTCAAAGGTTTCAAGAGGGAAAACAATTTACATACTTGATGAACCTACGACAGGACTGCATTTTGAAGATATAAGAAAATTACTGGTTGTACTGGACAGGCTTGTAGAAAAGGGAAATACCGTACTTGTAATTGAACATAACCTGGATGTGATAAAATTTGCTGATTATATTATAGATGTAGGACCTGAAGGAGGTCATAAGGGAGGACAGATTATTGCCAAAGGAACTCCTGAACAAATTGCTAAGTCGAAAAAATCCCATACAGGAAAATTTTTGAAAAAATATCTGAAATAGAAATACAATATATTGTATTAGAATTAGAAAAATAGTATAAATACTATTTACAGGGAAAATATATAAGAAAACAAAGGGAAAAGATTTAAAATAGGAGTATCTTGAAAAATTCAGGATACTCTTTATTTTATGGATTAAAAAATGAAAGGAATGATACAAATGAAAAAATCAATAAAATACATTTTATTATTTGTGGTAATGATATTTGGACTTTTATCGTGTGATTTTCTTGCAAATAAAACGATACACGTTCCAAAGTCAATAATTCAGGAAAAGACAGATAAAAAGTTTCCAATTACGAAAAATTTTCTAGTGGCAAGTGTAACTTTAAAAAATCCAAAAGTTGATTTCAAAGATGAGAAATTACTTATAGAAGCAGACTATAATATAAACTTGCTGGATGAAAACAGTAAAGGTAAAATGTACCTAAGCAGTGGGATAAGATATGATGAAGCAAAGGAAGAATTATATCTTGTTGATTTATCAGTAGACAAAATAATCAATGATAAGGGAGAAGAAACTGCAAATTCAAAAGCAGAAAAAACTTTAAAAACATTGATAACTAATTATGTGGAAATGTCACCTGTATATAAATATGGTGAAGAAGAAAGAAAAAAGGAAGCAAAAGGTAAAAAATCCAAGATAAAGGTAAAAAATATGTATATAAAAGACGGTAAATTCTTTGTGAGAACATAAAAAGAAAATAATAACTTGATTTTTTTTCAAGTTAGGAGTATAATAATATTTGAACGGATATTTAAATATTAAACTTAGGAGGAAATTAACATGAAAGCAGTAGTTGTAAATGAAAAAGGAAGTGGGGAAGTACAAGTAATCGAAAAGGAAATACCAAAAGTAGGACCAGGGGAAGCGCTTGTAGAAGTTGAATACTGTGGAGTATGTCATACAGACTTACACGTTGCAAATGGAGATTTTGGAAAAGTTCCAGGAAGAATATTAGGACATGAAGGAATAGGAATTGTAAAAGAAATCGCACCTGATGTAAAATCATTAAAAGTAGGAGACAGAGTAAGTATTGCATGGTTCTTTGAAGGATGCGGTGTTTGTGAATACTGTACAACAGGAAGAGAAACTCTTTGTAGAGAAGTTAAAAATGCAGGATATTCTGTTGATGGTGGAATGTCAGAATATTGCCTAGTAACTGCTGATTATGCAGTAAAAGTTCCTGAAGGATTGGATCCGGCTCAAGCAAGCAGTATCACATGTGCAGGAGTTACAACATACAAAGCTATAAAAGTAGGAGATTTGAAACCGGGACAATGGGTTGCAATATACGGTGCAGGAGGATTAGGAAACTTAGCTATCCAATATGCAAAACACGTATTTAACGCTCATGTAATCGCAGTAGATATTAATGATGATAAATTAGCACTGGCAAAAGAAGTAGGTGCTGACCATGTAATCAATGGTAAAAAAGTGGAAGATGTTCCAGGATTAATAAAAGAATTATCAAAAGGAGGAGTTCACTCTGCAGTAGTTACAGCAGTTTCAAAAGTTGCCTTCAACCAAGCTATTGATTCAGTACGTCCAGGAGGAAAAGTAGTTGCTGTAGGATTACCTTCAGAAACAATGGATTTACCTATAGTTAAAACAGTTCTTGATGGAATAGAAGTTATCGGATCATTAGTTGGAACAAGAAAAGATCTTGAAGAAGCATTCCAATTCGGTGCTGAAGGAAAAGTAGTTCCAGTTGTTCAAACAAGAGCACTTGAAGATGCACCTGAAATCTTTAAAGAAATGGAAGAAGGAAAAATACAAGGACGTATGGTTCTTGATATGAAAAAAGGAAAATGCGGATGTGGATGTGGACATAATCACTAGAAAGTATCTGAAATTATAATAAATATAGAACATAAAAACTATATTTCTTCATTTACTAAAATTTTGCTTATATAAAACAGTTATTCATAAAGAAAAAGTCAAAATTTGCCTGAAAAATTAGGCTATTGACTTTTTCTAAATTCATTTTCTGTTTTAAATTGTAAAATTTTAAATAATGTGAAATATAGTTTTTTACATTTTAATAATTTAATTCAGGTGAATAATAAAATAAAAGGACTGTCTCAAAATAGTGAAAATATAGTTTTTACCTTATTTCTAAGTATTCTTTTTAAGACATCCTTTTATTTTTTAGTTATTATTAAAATTCCTTATTTTTTGGGTTTTATATTACAACTTTCTGTACAGTCATTAATTATTGCTTCCGGTTTAATATGTACTTCAGGAGTACCTTTTTCTGTCAAGTTATTATTTTTTCTGTAAAAATCCCATTCATCCACTTCTTTTCCATTTTTAAATTTACAAATTCCGTACTCATTTCCATCGTTATCTTTTCTTATGATTGACTCTCCACCTTGTTCAACGCAGTATACTGAAGCAGGATTTGCTGCACCAATCATTTTTTGCTCAGGAAAATTTTCGTTCACATAGTTGTTGTCAGTAGAAGTATTTTGCTCAATATTTACCGGTTTTGTTACTTTTTTACTCATATCCTTGTTGTGTGCCTCCAATGGAACTGATAATAACATAATTAATAAAATTCCAAATAATTTTTTCATTATTCCTCCTTGAATTTACTTGCTCATAAACTATTTAAATTTTTCAAGAGTGACATTTATATTTTTTTCTTTTCCATTTGAGTAAACTTTTAAATTAACAGTTTCTCCGATTCTTTTTGCAGCCAGTTCACCTATAAAAGTACCTGCTGAATTAACTTTCTTTCCGTTAAGTTCCAAAATGACATCATTATTTTTTAATCCATATTTTGAAGCAGGGGAATTAGGATATACTTTCTTTACTATAATTCCTGTAGAGTAAGGTATTTTTAATTCCTTAGCACTTACAGATGTAAGATTTTCAACTGATATTCCTATATAAGGACGTTCATATTTTCCAGTTTTTATAATAGAATCCTTTACATTCTGTGCAAGGTTTGAAGGTATTGCAAATCCAATTCCGATACTTCCTCCAGTTGTTGAGAAAATAGCAGTATTTACACCTATTACATTACCACTGATATCTAAAAGTGGTCCTCCGCTGTTTCCTTGATTTATTGAAGCATCAGTCTGAATAAAGTTTTCAATCTGCTCTATTCCAAGTGAACTTCTTCCGGAAGCTCCAATAACTCCAACTGTCATTGAACTGTTAAGTCCTAACGGATTTCCAAATGCAATAGCCCAGTGACCGATTTTAATGTTATCAGAGTTTGCAAATTTTAAAGGGGTAAAAGTTTTGTTTGAATTAATTTTCAATACTGCAATATCAACTTCTGGTGAAGAACCTACAAGTTTTGCAGAGTATTCTTCCCCATCTCCAAATTTTACAAAAATTTCGTCAGAACCATCAATAACATGGTTGTTTGTCATAACGTAACCATCGCTTGAAATAACAAATCCTGAACCTAAACTTCCTGATTCCCTTTTTTCCTGTCTTCTTCCTGAAGTACCGAATAAAAATTCTTCAAGTGGATTATAAGTGTTAACTATTATTGTTTTTTTTGTACGGATATTAACTACTGAATGTTTTGTTTTTTCATATACATTTGAAAAGGCATCCTGAGTTTTGTCAGTGACATTTGCTGTAGTCTGTACATTTACGTTATTATTTGTCTGTGCAGCAGTATCTGCAAATGCTCCTGTTGCAGCTAACATAAGCCCTGCAATCATAATATTTTTTATTTTCATAAAAAACTCCTTCCATTTTTAGTGTAAGTATATATTACATTTTTTATATTAGAAAATAAGTAGAATTATAAATGATATATTCTTAGAACACTAAAAACAGTAAAATTAAAGCTTGTGAAAAAAAATGAAAAAAAATGAAAATTTTTGAAAAAATATGTTGACATTATGGTAAAAAAAGTATATTATATTGGCAAGAAAAGCAAGACAATAATAAATATGAAATGAGAAGATGAGATGCTGGAAATAGACAGATTTGAAAA
Coding sequences within it:
- a CDS encoding DUF1439 domain-containing protein, whose product is MKKSIKYILLFVVMIFGLLSCDFLANKTIHVPKSIIQEKTDKKFPITKNFLVASVTLKNPKVDFKDEKLLIEADYNINLLDENSKGKMYLSSGIRYDEAKEELYLVDLSVDKIINDKGEETANSKAEKTLKTLITNYVEMSPVYKYGEEERKKEAKGKKSKIKVKNMYIKDGKFFVRT
- the adhP gene encoding alcohol dehydrogenase AdhP, giving the protein MKAVVVNEKGSGEVQVIEKEIPKVGPGEALVEVEYCGVCHTDLHVANGDFGKVPGRILGHEGIGIVKEIAPDVKSLKVGDRVSIAWFFEGCGVCEYCTTGRETLCREVKNAGYSVDGGMSEYCLVTADYAVKVPEGLDPAQASSITCAGVTTYKAIKVGDLKPGQWVAIYGAGGLGNLAIQYAKHVFNAHVIAVDINDDKLALAKEVGADHVINGKKVEDVPGLIKELSKGGVHSAVVTAVSKVAFNQAIDSVRPGGKVVAVGLPSETMDLPIVKTVLDGIEVIGSLVGTRKDLEEAFQFGAEGKVVPVVQTRALEDAPEIFKEMEEGKIQGRMVLDMKKGKCGCGCGHNH
- a CDS encoding DUF333 domain-containing protein, which codes for MKKLFGILLIMLLSVPLEAHNKDMSKKVTKPVNIEQNTSTDNNYVNENFPEQKMIGAANPASVYCVEQGGESIIRKDNDGNEYGICKFKNGKEVDEWDFYRKNNNLTEKGTPEVHIKPEAIINDCTESCNIKPKK
- a CDS encoding S1C family serine protease, whose protein sequence is MKIKNIMIAGLMLAATGAFADTAAQTNNNVNVQTTANVTDKTQDAFSNVYEKTKHSVVNIRTKKTIIVNTYNPLEEFLFGTSGRRQEKRESGSLGSGFVISSDGYVMTNNHVIDGSDEIFVKFGDGEEYSAKLVGSSPEVDIAVLKINSNKTFTPLKFANSDNIKIGHWAIAFGNPLGLNSSMTVGVIGASGRSSLGIEQIENFIQTDASINQGNSGGPLLDISGNVIGVNTAIFSTTGGSIGIGFAIPSNLAQNVKDSIIKTGKYERPYIGISVENLTSVSAKELKIPYSTGIIVKKVYPNSPASKYGLKNNDVILELNGKKVNSAGTFIGELAAKRIGETVNLKVYSNGKEKNINVTLEKFK